Proteins encoded by one window of Prosthecobacter vanneervenii:
- a CDS encoding M20 family metallopeptidase gives MSPVLQTLADLVRINSINSSYEGGPGEAEAAAYVRKFFEQRGIEVWEQEVFPGRNNVIARIPGRDSTRRLVFEAHMDTVSIKGMTIDPFDPVVRDGKMHGRGSVDDKAGLAAMMHAVADIHASGELPPCEVWMAAVVDEEYSFRGVVKLCEGLKADAAVVAEPTEFRCVIASKGVLRWRIKTKGKAAHSSKPHLGINAITAMARVVLALNEDHARMQPAAHPLLGPGTCNVGVINGGVQVNFVPDEALIEIDRRLLPGEEVPQVLAHYQVLLDALMKQHPDVVAEMEEPMLQDWAFQTDAGEPLVQLARTLLGEMGRNDEVCGVPFGSDASKFSRMGIPTILFGPGSIDQAHAAVEYVECAEVEKALAFYTEVARRFV, from the coding sequence ATGTCTCCCGTCCTTCAGACCCTCGCCGACCTCGTCCGAATCAACAGCATCAACAGCTCCTACGAGGGCGGTCCCGGCGAGGCCGAGGCTGCGGCGTATGTGCGGAAATTTTTTGAGCAGCGCGGCATCGAGGTGTGGGAGCAGGAGGTGTTTCCGGGTCGGAACAATGTCATCGCCCGCATCCCGGGGCGCGACTCCACACGGCGTCTGGTCTTTGAGGCGCACATGGACACCGTGTCGATCAAGGGCATGACGATTGATCCCTTTGATCCTGTGGTGCGCGATGGCAAGATGCATGGCCGTGGCTCGGTGGACGACAAGGCGGGGCTGGCCGCGATGATGCACGCGGTGGCAGACATTCATGCCAGCGGCGAACTGCCGCCCTGCGAGGTGTGGATGGCAGCCGTGGTGGATGAGGAGTACTCTTTCCGTGGTGTGGTGAAGCTCTGCGAAGGGCTCAAGGCCGATGCTGCTGTGGTGGCGGAGCCGACGGAGTTCCGCTGCGTGATCGCGAGCAAGGGCGTGCTGCGCTGGCGCATCAAGACGAAAGGAAAGGCAGCGCACAGCTCCAAGCCGCATCTGGGTATCAATGCCATCACCGCGATGGCGCGTGTGGTGCTGGCTCTGAATGAAGACCATGCGCGCATGCAGCCCGCAGCGCATCCGCTGCTCGGGCCGGGCACCTGCAATGTGGGCGTGATCAACGGCGGTGTGCAGGTGAACTTTGTGCCGGATGAAGCCTTGATCGAGATCGACCGCCGCCTGCTGCCCGGCGAAGAGGTGCCGCAGGTGCTGGCGCACTACCAGGTGCTGCTGGATGCTCTTATGAAGCAGCACCCGGACGTGGTGGCGGAGATGGAGGAGCCGATGCTGCAGGACTGGGCCTTTCAGACCGATGCAGGCGAGCCGCTGGTGCAGCTGGCGCGCACGCTGCTGGGAGAGATGGGGCGCAATGATGAAGTGTGCGGCGTGCCCTTTGGCAGTGATGCCAGCAAGTTCTCACGCATGGGCATTCCCACGATCCTGTTCGGCCCCGGCAGCATCGACCAGGCGCACGCGGCGGTGGAGTACGTGGAGTGCGCCGAGGTGGAGAAGGCGCTGGCGTTTTACACGGAGGTGGCGCGGCGGTTTGTGTGA
- a CDS encoding PSD1 and planctomycete cytochrome C domain-containing protein, translated as MKAAFSIALVTTLHAAAVAAAPAEDAKIAFFEKTIRPILIKRCYECHSMESGKSKGGLLIDSRDAILKGGDSGPALVAGDPDKSHIIESVRYQNQDLQMPPKGAMPAAEVKALEEWVKMGAPDPREAVISGKQSAPRVIDLKEGSKHWAFRPIATPAVPKTGAANPIDAFIGEKLAEKGLKLAPQADKRTLIRRATYDLTGLPPTPQEVDAFLADTSADAFAKVVDRLLRSPHYGEKWGRHWLDVARYSDSNGLDENIALGTAWRYRDYVVQSINADKPFDQFLTEQIAGDLLEAKDLTTRKEHVTATAFLNLGAKVLAEPDKEKLTMDVVDEQIDVMGRAFMGLTLGCVRCHDHKFDPIPQTDYYALAAIFKSTQSFSVDRIGALSTAYEAPMGSLEDFAEVKSAERVLKDQRAAVSKAEGDAIAALRKEVRARAVDYLMAAAKLPETPVMSQVEPVAKASGLRAHVLLNCRVYLAANENLPFFKPWQDALSSGTVETLRGYYSAVFAAAEKIAPAAKAKTAEKTKGKAEAADSTEDSLLHQARAALDAPAGFLALPPEPIVLFPKDVAEKVRSLKDTMMTTESNLPDLPTTLAVSESSKILKELPIHIRGNHLALGKPVQRGVIQVVQTALKTTPQFPATQSGRLELARWMASPDHPLTSRVIANRIWSWHFRQGIVPTTDNFGLLGQQPTHPALLDWLARWFTTNGWSMKDMHRLIMSSQTYQQSSLSTAQGDAADPENLLLHHFPVRRLEAEEIRDALLQVAGTLDTTLGGKTIPRRNREFVFNHTSKDLTTYGSTRRALYMPIIRNNLYDLFQQFDYPDPATSTGLRHSSVVSPQALLMMNSDLATDAARDFAARIFKLSADKEARLRAAYRLAFAREATAEDLRRAENYLTAADASLNSSQRDSTKREQEAWALLCQALMMSNEFIYLR; from the coding sequence ATGAAAGCCGCATTTTCCATCGCCCTGGTCACGACGCTGCATGCCGCAGCAGTCGCCGCCGCCCCTGCGGAGGACGCCAAGATCGCTTTCTTCGAAAAGACCATCCGCCCCATCCTCATCAAGCGCTGCTACGAGTGCCACTCCATGGAGTCCGGCAAGAGCAAGGGCGGCCTGCTCATCGACTCCCGCGACGCCATCCTCAAAGGTGGCGACAGCGGTCCAGCCCTCGTGGCTGGCGACCCCGACAAGAGCCACATCATCGAGTCCGTTCGCTATCAAAACCAGGACCTGCAGATGCCGCCCAAAGGGGCCATGCCTGCCGCCGAGGTGAAGGCGCTGGAGGAGTGGGTGAAAATGGGAGCACCCGATCCACGCGAAGCCGTCATCTCAGGAAAACAGAGCGCACCGCGTGTCATCGATCTCAAGGAAGGCTCCAAGCACTGGGCCTTCCGCCCCATCGCCACACCCGCAGTGCCCAAGACGGGAGCCGCCAATCCCATCGACGCTTTTATCGGCGAAAAACTCGCCGAAAAAGGACTCAAGCTGGCACCGCAGGCCGACAAGCGCACGCTCATCCGCCGCGCCACTTACGATCTCACCGGCCTGCCGCCCACGCCGCAGGAGGTGGATGCCTTTCTAGCCGACACTTCTGCCGATGCCTTTGCCAAGGTGGTGGACCGCCTGCTGCGCTCGCCGCACTATGGTGAAAAATGGGGCCGCCACTGGCTGGATGTGGCACGCTACTCCGACTCGAACGGTCTCGATGAAAACATCGCCCTCGGCACCGCCTGGCGCTACCGCGACTACGTGGTGCAGTCCATCAATGCGGACAAGCCCTTCGACCAGTTCCTCACCGAGCAGATCGCGGGCGATCTTCTTGAAGCCAAGGATCTGACCACGCGCAAGGAGCACGTCACCGCCACTGCCTTCCTCAATCTGGGTGCCAAGGTGCTGGCAGAGCCGGACAAGGAGAAGCTGACCATGGACGTGGTGGATGAGCAGATCGACGTCATGGGCCGCGCCTTCATGGGCCTCACGCTCGGTTGCGTGCGCTGCCACGATCACAAGTTTGACCCCATCCCCCAGACTGACTACTACGCGCTGGCCGCCATCTTCAAAAGCACGCAGAGCTTCAGTGTGGACCGCATCGGCGCATTGAGCACCGCCTATGAGGCCCCCATGGGGTCGCTGGAAGATTTTGCGGAAGTAAAATCTGCCGAGCGCGTGCTCAAAGATCAACGCGCCGCCGTCTCCAAGGCCGAGGGCGATGCCATTGCAGCTCTGCGCAAGGAGGTGCGTGCACGTGCGGTCGACTACCTCATGGCCGCTGCGAAGCTGCCCGAAACTCCTGTGATGAGCCAGGTGGAGCCCGTGGCCAAGGCCAGCGGCCTGCGCGCCCACGTGCTGCTGAACTGCCGCGTGTACCTCGCTGCGAATGAAAACCTGCCCTTCTTCAAGCCCTGGCAGGATGCGCTGAGCTCCGGCACGGTGGAGACACTGCGCGGCTACTACAGTGCCGTCTTTGCCGCCGCCGAAAAGATCGCCCCCGCCGCGAAAGCCAAGACTGCTGAAAAGACGAAAGGCAAAGCCGAGGCAGCAGACTCCACCGAGGACTCCCTGCTGCATCAGGCACGCGCTGCACTGGATGCACCCGCAGGCTTCCTGGCGCTGCCGCCGGAGCCCATCGTCCTCTTCCCCAAAGACGTGGCCGAAAAGGTCCGCTCTTTGAAGGACACCATGATGACCACGGAGAGCAATCTCCCCGACCTGCCCACCACGCTGGCAGTGTCTGAATCTTCCAAGATCCTCAAGGAGCTGCCCATTCACATCCGTGGCAACCACCTTGCGCTGGGCAAGCCCGTGCAGCGCGGCGTCATCCAGGTGGTGCAGACGGCGCTGAAGACCACCCCTCAATTTCCCGCCACACAGAGCGGCCGCCTGGAGCTGGCGCGCTGGATGGCCAGCCCCGATCATCCGCTGACCTCCCGCGTCATCGCCAACCGCATCTGGTCCTGGCATTTCCGCCAGGGCATCGTGCCCACCACGGACAACTTTGGCCTGCTGGGCCAGCAGCCCACGCACCCTGCCCTGCTCGACTGGCTGGCACGCTGGTTCACCACCAATGGCTGGAGCATGAAGGACATGCACCGTCTCATCATGAGTTCGCAGACTTATCAGCAGAGCTCACTGTCCACCGCGCAGGGAGATGCGGCTGATCCGGAAAATCTGCTGCTGCATCACTTCCCCGTGCGCCGTCTCGAGGCCGAGGAAATCCGCGATGCCCTGCTGCAGGTGGCCGGCACGCTGGACACCACCCTCGGCGGCAAGACCATCCCGCGCCGCAACCGCGAGTTTGTCTTCAACCACACCTCCAAGGATCTGACGACCTACGGCAGCACGCGCCGAGCGCTGTACATGCCCATCATCCGCAACAATCTCTACGACCTCTTCCAGCAGTTTGACTATCCGGATCCCGCCACCAGCACCGGCCTGCGACACAGCTCCGTCGTCTCTCCACAGGCGCTGCTCATGATGAACAGCGACCTCGCCACCGACGCCGCACGCGACTTCGCCGCACGCATCTTCAAGCTCTCCGCCGACAAGGAGGCACGCCTCCGCGCCGCCTACCGCCTCGCCTTTGCCCGCGAAGCCACCGCCGAAGACCTCCGCCGCGCCGAAAACTACCTCACCGCCGCCGACGCCTCCCTCAACTCCAGCCAGCGCGACTCCACCAAACGCGAGCAGGAAGCCTGGGCCCTGCTCTGCCAGGCGCTGATGATGAGCAATGAGTTTATTTACCTGAGGTAG
- a CDS encoding bestrophin family protein has product MYVGKEFRLLHLWHFARRNFIESLIISTVAVLLYRFAGLRWIAIPFLPVGTIGTAVAFFVGFKNNQAYDRLWEARRLWGGITNASRSFVAHLKASLPADCKDVREAAYRHLAFINILRLQLRRTIPWATSKQNLHQTFAGERLELEVFEKGLQRILSEHGKMHYHERLKSLNNPACMLLKVHAEHLAKLKHEGMLDAFEHIELMRLVTEFHNLQGGCERIKTTPLFRQYNIFSQIFVHIFILLLPFGLLKDLSAVVGGPGVWLTIPFSVLISWVFYTMEQTGEFSENPFDNAINDTPISTICRNIEIDVREILGEENLPPKLQPENNVLL; this is encoded by the coding sequence ATGTACGTCGGCAAAGAATTCCGCTTGCTCCATCTCTGGCACTTCGCACGTCGGAATTTCATCGAGTCCTTGATCATCAGCACAGTCGCGGTGCTTCTCTACCGATTCGCCGGACTGCGCTGGATCGCAATCCCTTTCCTGCCAGTCGGCACCATCGGCACGGCTGTGGCATTTTTCGTCGGCTTCAAAAACAATCAGGCTTATGACCGCCTGTGGGAGGCGCGCCGACTGTGGGGTGGCATCACCAATGCCTCGCGCAGCTTCGTGGCCCACCTGAAGGCCAGCCTCCCCGCTGACTGCAAGGACGTGCGCGAGGCCGCCTACCGCCACCTGGCCTTTATCAACATCCTGCGCCTGCAGCTGCGCCGCACCATCCCATGGGCCACCAGCAAGCAAAACCTCCACCAGACCTTTGCTGGAGAGCGCCTTGAGCTGGAGGTGTTTGAGAAAGGGCTTCAGCGCATCCTCAGCGAGCACGGCAAGATGCACTACCATGAGCGCCTCAAGAGCCTCAACAATCCCGCCTGCATGCTGCTCAAGGTGCATGCCGAGCACCTGGCCAAGCTGAAGCACGAGGGCATGCTCGATGCATTCGAGCACATCGAGCTCATGCGCCTCGTCACGGAATTTCACAATCTCCAGGGCGGATGCGAGCGCATCAAAACAACGCCTCTTTTCCGCCAGTACAACATCTTCAGCCAAATTTTTGTGCACATCTTCATCCTGCTGCTGCCCTTTGGCCTGCTGAAGGATCTCAGTGCTGTCGTCGGCGGCCCCGGCGTATGGCTCACCATTCCCTTTTCGGTTCTCATCTCCTGGGTCTTTTACACCATGGAGCAGACCGGCGAATTCAGCGAAAACCCGTTCGACAACGCCATCAACGACACCCCCATCTCTACCATCTGCCGCAACATCGAGATCGATGTGCGCGAGATCCTGGGCGAGGAGAATCTGCCCCCCAAGCTGCAGCCCGAGAACAACGTCCTGCTCTAA
- the chrA gene encoding chromate efflux transporter, with product MSHDETPPSMPTFRQALRYWFKLGCISFGGPAGQIAIMHKELVEKRRWISESHFLHALNFCMLLPGPEAQQLATYLGWRLHGAKGGIAAGALFVLPSVFILFGLSWLYMAGGHLPWLAAIFHGLLGAVIAVVAEAVLRIGKKALKSPTLWGIAALSFAAIYFLQISFVLIILGAGLLGYAGNRFSPKQFPAGKGHGEAKESAPALSLPPAPTATWARTFTITVLCLALWWLPVFVIAGWLGWSSTQAQQGLFFSKAALVTFGGAYAVLPYVAQQTVEIHGWLSHPQMMSGLALAETTPGPLIMVLQFVGFVGGWQHPGALTPLAGATVGALITTWVTFIPCFLFVFLGAPHIEKLGEQPRLSAALTAITAAVVGVILNLGVKFATHSLWPANGGFDTFIAVLAIVAFIAMQRYKAGLMKVIFACAILGLIKQLTFG from the coding sequence ATGAGCCACGATGAAACACCGCCCTCCATGCCCACCTTCCGCCAGGCTCTGCGCTACTGGTTCAAGCTCGGCTGCATCAGCTTCGGCGGTCCTGCCGGACAGATCGCCATCATGCACAAGGAGCTGGTCGAAAAACGCCGCTGGATCAGTGAATCCCATTTCCTGCATGCGCTGAATTTCTGCATGCTGCTGCCCGGCCCTGAGGCACAGCAGCTCGCCACCTATCTAGGCTGGCGCTTGCATGGTGCCAAGGGTGGCATCGCGGCAGGGGCATTGTTTGTGCTGCCGTCCGTCTTCATCCTCTTTGGTCTGAGCTGGCTCTACATGGCGGGCGGACACCTGCCGTGGCTCGCGGCCATCTTTCATGGTCTGCTGGGAGCTGTCATCGCCGTGGTGGCGGAGGCTGTGCTGCGCATCGGCAAAAAGGCGCTCAAAAGCCCCACTCTTTGGGGCATCGCTGCGCTGAGCTTCGCAGCCATCTACTTCCTCCAGATTTCCTTTGTTCTCATCATTCTCGGCGCTGGATTGCTCGGTTATGCAGGCAACCGGTTTTCGCCAAAGCAGTTTCCCGCAGGCAAAGGCCATGGCGAGGCCAAAGAAAGTGCACCAGCCCTTTCATTGCCCCCGGCACCTACGGCCACCTGGGCGCGCACTTTCACCATCACCGTGCTGTGCCTGGCGCTCTGGTGGCTTCCCGTATTTGTCATCGCAGGCTGGCTCGGCTGGAGCAGCACGCAGGCACAGCAGGGCTTGTTCTTCAGCAAGGCGGCGCTCGTGACCTTTGGCGGTGCGTATGCCGTGCTGCCTTATGTGGCGCAGCAGACCGTGGAGATCCATGGCTGGCTGTCACATCCGCAGATGATGAGCGGGCTAGCACTTGCCGAGACCACGCCCGGGCCGCTGATCATGGTGCTGCAGTTTGTGGGCTTTGTCGGTGGCTGGCAGCACCCGGGCGCTCTGACACCGCTCGCGGGTGCCACGGTCGGCGCGCTCATCACCACCTGGGTCACCTTCATTCCCTGCTTTCTCTTCGTCTTCCTCGGGGCTCCGCACATTGAGAAACTTGGCGAGCAGCCCCGGCTCAGCGCAGCGCTCACCGCCATCACGGCGGCTGTCGTCGGTGTCATTCTCAATCTCGGCGTCAAGTTCGCCACACATTCGCTATGGCCTGCCAATGGAGGCTTTGACACCTTCATTGCCGTGCTGGCCATCGTCGCCTTCATCGCCATGCAGCGCTACAAAGCAGGGCTGATGAAGGTGATCTTTGCCTGTGCCATCCTGGGCCTCATCAAGCAATTAACCTTCGGCTGA
- a CDS encoding efflux RND transporter permease subunit: MSLPRLALRHPWTVIVAVVAILLGAWQAKEKMARDIFPTLGIPTIYVAQPYGGMDPLQMEGYLTYYYEYHFLYIAGIEHVESKNIQGASIMKLQFHPGTDMSAALSETIAYVNRARSFMPPGTPGAFVTRFDAGSVPVGNLVFSTENPARTVGQMQDAALNMVRPLFATLPGVSAPPPFGGSARTILINVKPDRLRAYGLSPDDVVAAMTAANTISPSGNLALPNSFPIVPTNAVVKNIQDLAAVPVKVTDQGAVYVRDLGEVSDGSDMMYSIAIVNGRRTVYMPVTKRSDASTLSVVELVKQNLPKFKAACPEDINVTFEFDQSPWIIRAIRDLVKEGILGAALTGLMVLLFLRDLRSAFIVVLNIPIAIAAAMLALWIGGYTINLMTLGGLALAVGILVDEATVEIENIHRHLKMGGGRSLARLVLDASEETIGPRSLSMLCVLAVFVPSFFMTGAAKALFLPLSLAVGFSMIASYLLSSTLVPVLNIWWHREASNRSETVPVALAAASRKISLLFKPSIALRHILVPAYLGGVVFAISILLPFLGTEIFPQIDAGQLQLRLRAPTATRLETTEQIALRTLAIIGEETGPDKVAISMGLVGVHAPNYPVNLIHQWNSGPEEAILQIQLKEGSGAAVAPLREKLRARLAAEFPQVQFSFEPADIVSRVMALGSPTPIEVAVGGKDFAASRAHAELLKSKLAELKDLRDVQFSQTLDYPSVDVQIDRERAGLLGVKMSDATRSLVAATTSSRFTVPNFWADTKTGVSYSLQVQVPQPLMKSLEDLRNVPVTAQNRPPVPLRNIAKVTEGSVIGQYDRYNMARTISITANLQGHPLGSIAKEVEKIIADNPAPAGVSVVLRGQVQPLKELQSGLQTGLLMAIITILLLLVANFQSVRLAFIVLTTIPAALLGVVLALMLTGTTLNLQSFMGAIMSVGVAVANAILLVTFAHRAQLGGMSKRDAALESATTRLRPILMTTLAMIAGMIPMALARSQTSPLAIATIGGLALATVATLLVLPAVYTLLASKTAKPASLEPLES; the protein is encoded by the coding sequence ATGTCCCTTCCCCGCCTAGCACTTCGTCATCCCTGGACCGTCATTGTCGCCGTCGTGGCGATCCTTCTGGGTGCCTGGCAGGCCAAGGAAAAGATGGCGCGCGATATCTTTCCCACGCTGGGCATTCCCACCATCTATGTGGCGCAGCCCTACGGCGGCATGGATCCGCTGCAGATGGAAGGCTACCTGACCTACTACTACGAGTACCACTTCCTCTACATCGCCGGGATCGAGCACGTGGAGTCCAAGAACATCCAGGGCGCCTCCATCATGAAGCTGCAGTTTCATCCCGGCACGGACATGTCCGCCGCGCTCTCGGAAACGATTGCCTATGTGAACCGCGCGCGCTCCTTCATGCCACCGGGCACGCCGGGAGCCTTTGTCACGCGCTTTGATGCAGGCAGCGTGCCGGTGGGAAACCTTGTCTTCTCCACGGAGAACCCCGCGCGCACCGTGGGCCAGATGCAGGATGCCGCGCTGAACATGGTGCGCCCGCTCTTTGCCACGCTGCCGGGCGTCTCGGCCCCGCCTCCCTTCGGCGGCAGTGCCCGCACCATCTTGATCAATGTGAAGCCCGACCGCCTGCGCGCCTACGGTCTCTCGCCAGATGATGTCGTCGCTGCCATGACGGCGGCCAACACCATCAGCCCCAGCGGCAATCTCGCACTGCCCAATAGCTTCCCCATCGTGCCCACCAACGCCGTGGTAAAAAACATCCAGGACCTCGCCGCCGTGCCGGTGAAGGTCACCGATCAGGGCGCGGTGTATGTGCGCGACCTCGGCGAAGTCAGCGATGGCAGCGACATGATGTACAGCATCGCCATCGTGAACGGCCGCCGCACCGTGTACATGCCCGTGACCAAGCGCAGCGACGCCTCCACGCTCAGCGTCGTGGAGCTGGTGAAGCAGAACCTCCCCAAGTTCAAAGCCGCCTGCCCTGAAGACATCAACGTCACCTTCGAGTTTGATCAAAGCCCCTGGATCATCCGCGCCATCCGCGATCTCGTCAAAGAAGGCATCCTTGGCGCAGCGCTGACCGGCCTGATGGTGCTGCTCTTTCTGCGGGATTTGCGCAGCGCCTTCATCGTGGTGCTGAACATCCCCATCGCCATCGCCGCCGCGATGCTCGCGCTGTGGATCGGCGGCTATACGATCAATCTGATGACCCTCGGCGGCCTGGCACTCGCCGTCGGCATCTTGGTTGATGAGGCCACGGTGGAAATCGAAAACATCCACCGCCATCTCAAAATGGGCGGTGGCCGCTCGCTCGCTCGGCTGGTCTTGGACGCCTCGGAGGAAACCATCGGCCCGCGCTCACTTTCCATGCTGTGCGTGCTGGCTGTGTTTGTGCCCAGCTTCTTCATGACCGGCGCGGCCAAGGCTCTCTTCCTGCCGCTGTCCCTTGCCGTGGGCTTCAGCATGATCGCCTCCTACCTGCTCTCCAGCACGCTGGTGCCCGTGCTGAACATCTGGTGGCATCGTGAGGCATCGAATCGTAGCGAAACCGTCCCGGTGGCTCTGGCTGCCGCAAGCCGCAAGATCTCGCTGCTTTTCAAGCCCTCCATCGCCCTTCGCCACATCCTTGTGCCCGCCTACCTAGGCGGCGTGGTCTTCGCCATCAGCATCCTGCTGCCATTCCTCGGCACGGAAATCTTTCCGCAGATCGATGCCGGGCAGCTCCAGCTCCGCCTGCGAGCGCCCACAGCCACACGCCTCGAAACCACCGAGCAGATCGCCCTGCGCACGCTCGCCATCATCGGTGAAGAAACCGGTCCGGACAAAGTGGCCATCAGCATGGGCCTCGTGGGGGTGCATGCGCCGAACTATCCTGTGAATCTCATCCACCAGTGGAACAGCGGCCCCGAGGAGGCCATCCTGCAGATCCAGCTCAAAGAAGGCAGCGGCGCGGCCGTAGCGCCGCTGCGCGAGAAACTGCGCGCCCGCCTCGCCGCCGAGTTTCCGCAGGTGCAGTTCTCCTTCGAGCCTGCTGACATCGTCTCCCGCGTGATGGCGCTCGGCTCCCCCACGCCGATCGAGGTGGCGGTGGGTGGCAAGGATTTCGCTGCCAGCCGCGCACATGCCGAACTGCTCAAATCCAAGCTCGCTGAACTCAAAGACCTGCGCGATGTACAGTTCAGTCAGACGCTCGACTACCCCAGCGTGGATGTGCAGATCGACCGCGAGCGCGCAGGACTGCTCGGTGTGAAAATGAGCGATGCCACGCGCAGCCTCGTGGCCGCCACCACCAGCAGCCGCTTCACCGTGCCGAACTTCTGGGCGGACACCAAGACGGGCGTCAGCTACTCCCTGCAAGTCCAGGTGCCGCAGCCGCTTATGAAGAGCCTCGAAGACCTGCGCAACGTGCCCGTGACCGCGCAGAACCGCCCTCCCGTGCCGCTGCGAAACATCGCCAAAGTCACCGAAGGCAGCGTCATCGGCCAGTATGACCGCTACAACATGGCGCGCACCATTTCCATCACCGCCAATCTTCAGGGCCACCCTCTCGGCAGCATCGCGAAGGAGGTGGAAAAAATCATCGCAGATAATCCAGCGCCAGCAGGAGTCAGCGTAGTGTTACGAGGTCAAGTGCAGCCGCTGAAGGAGCTGCAGAGCGGCCTGCAAACCGGCCTCCTCATGGCCATTATCACCATCCTCCTGCTGCTCGTGGCCAATTTCCAAAGTGTGCGCCTCGCTTTCATCGTGCTCACCACCATTCCCGCCGCGCTACTCGGCGTGGTGCTGGCCCTCATGCTCACCGGCACAACTTTGAATCTGCAGAGTTTCATGGGTGCCATCATGTCCGTGGGGGTGGCGGTGGCCAATGCCATCCTGCTTGTCACCTTCGCGCATCGCGCGCAGCTTGGCGGCATGAGCAAACGTGATGCCGCGCTGGAGAGCGCCACCACGCGCCTGCGCCCCATCCTCATGACCACGCTGGCCATGATCGCCGGCATGATCCCCATGGCCCTCGCACGCTCCCAGACCAGCCCTCTCGCCATCGCCACCATCGGCGGCCTCGCCCTCGCCACCGTGGCCACGCTGCTCGTGCTGCCTGCCGTTTACACACTGCTCGCATCCAAGACCGCCAAACCCGCCTCACTGGAACCTCTCGAATCTTGA
- a CDS encoding efflux RND transporter periplasmic adaptor subunit produces the protein MRLLLFLLLASAASALDLPAAKPATGTIHRWVSLPATLAPWQQVMLHAKITGYISAISVDKGDAVKSGQVIARIEVPELQADLAKSKAEVNAASIEVKRMHEARAKSPDLVLPQTVDELEAKLAIAKAGMERITTLLAFAEIKAPFDGIVTARHVDAGALVTANTSKIVEIVDASTLRLQIPVTEMETPLVAVGKPVKAQIDASGPAPVEASISRIAYALDPATRTMLAEADLKNAELKLRPGMYAMAKIAVEKHDNATLIPVAGLVMEKTNAFVFKHVDGKAIKTAVKPGFNDGTNVEIPDIKADDMILLPGTTLLTDKQAVNIKTP, from the coding sequence ATGCGTCTCCTGCTCTTCCTCCTCCTCGCTTCCGCCGCATCCGCTCTCGACCTCCCCGCCGCGAAGCCGGCCACCGGCACCATCCACCGCTGGGTTTCCCTGCCTGCCACGCTTGCGCCTTGGCAGCAGGTGATGCTTCACGCCAAGATCACAGGCTACATCTCCGCCATCAGCGTGGACAAAGGCGATGCCGTCAAATCCGGCCAGGTCATTGCACGGATCGAGGTGCCAGAACTCCAGGCCGATCTCGCCAAATCCAAGGCCGAGGTCAACGCCGCCAGCATCGAGGTGAAGCGCATGCACGAGGCCCGCGCCAAGTCCCCAGATCTGGTACTGCCGCAGACCGTCGATGAACTGGAGGCCAAGCTGGCCATCGCCAAGGCAGGCATGGAGCGCATCACCACACTGCTCGCGTTTGCGGAAATCAAAGCTCCCTTTGATGGCATCGTCACCGCACGCCATGTGGATGCCGGAGCCCTGGTCACCGCCAATACCAGCAAGATCGTCGAGATCGTGGATGCCAGCACGTTGCGCCTACAGATCCCCGTCACTGAAATGGAAACGCCGCTCGTGGCCGTGGGCAAACCCGTCAAAGCTCAGATCGATGCCAGCGGCCCCGCACCCGTGGAGGCCAGCATCTCCCGCATCGCCTACGCACTCGATCCCGCCACCCGCACCATGCTGGCCGAGGCCGACCTGAAAAACGCCGAACTCAAACTCCGCCCCGGCATGTACGCCATGGCCAAGATCGCCGTGGAGAAACACGACAACGCCACCCTCATCCCCGTGGCCGGACTGGTGATGGAAAAGACCAACGCCTTCGTCTTCAAACACGTCGACGGCAAAGCCATCAAGACCGCCGTAAAACCCGGCTTCAACGATGGCACGAATGTGGAGATTCCCGACATCAAAGCTGACGACATGATCCTTCTGCCCGGCACCACGCTGCTGACTGACAAACAGGCTGTAAACATCAAAACACCCTGA